The Corylus avellana chromosome ca11, CavTom2PMs-1.0 genome contains the following window.
TGGGGATTGTATTggagttttataaaaaatgtggGGGGTAAATTCCAAAAAATGTGGGAGTAGGGTAGGTAGggaatttgaattttataaataaataatattttaatagtatatggaaagataataaaaactattgtggagtgtatttggttaaggaaacaaaaaataattttgttccTTAGGAAACATCATAGAGAAATGACTACTAGTAGTCTtactaacaaaacaaaaaactagaGAGGTGTCGGCCACCCTTAACAAAGTAAAGAGAGTGGTCGCATGGCCACTTGTATCATGCTCATAGGAGACCGTGTGGCTACCCTAATAGGACAAAGGTGGTTCAATAGCCACCCCCACCAAATCGGGGGGTGTCTACAAGGCAACTTatctatttttcttaattttttaataatttagtctttactctttttttgcttttaaaaaaaaagggtatgtTTGGCGTTTGTCTCTTTGAAGACACTACACACTAAAAAGCTTATCGTACAAATTTCTTGTGTAGATCTTGCAAAGAATACTTTTCAAATGTAGATCTCATTCAAGGCGCACGTTGGGAGGGTTGAGAGGGGACAAATGCTCCCCTCACCTCTCAAAAAATCTCCTTTAAACCCTAGAAGAATTTCTCTAAATGCTTTTGTTGCCTACCTTCAACTGCTTATCAAATTCACGAATCACACTTTCTGTCATTGTTAAAGACGTTTCGGTAATTAGGTCAGAGTTCAGACCAAGGTTGAAGTCGATGCGATACAAGTCTtctatattttataaaaacacacAGTTCAAGCCTTGTACTTTGTTTACCAAAAAAATGCATTGTTTAACTTATTTAGCTAAACACTCATCTAAAATATTCGTTATGTTATGTTCAATGGATTATGGGCCCACAGTCCTCAAATTGGACAAAAGTTGCGCCATGACGTGCGTCTCCTCATAGATTATTTATGGTCATGATAGACTaattacctcttttttttttctttttttttttttttttctgagcgaCCAATTACTTATTTCTTGAGCAACTCTATAAGATCTGATTTTTGAACAGTCTCTTTCAAAAGTAAAGATTTTTTGTTCAACAATCTTTTCTGAGCGATTCTACTAATAATTATCATGTctaaatcaaattaattattaatgtaATAAGCGATTATTagataatgtaaaaaaaataaataaaagattgtaatttgtaaaagcGAGCACAAGAATTCAGCTATCAACCGCCAATCTGTATTAATTATAGACCGGACCCGcttatctctctctttccttcccCTTGTGGGTGTGGGTTTGTTTTGATAGAAGCCATGTTTTACGGTAAACAAACTTTTGAATATTTCCACCATCTGAATGTCCCATTCAatccaacaaaaaagaaacttgcTTGATGACTCATCTCTCATCCACCCTTCTCCTTCTCCAACCTTGAGACccaatcttcttcttcctaaTTTGCAAACGAATCCCAATGAACGACATGGATGATGACAAAGAAAATTTCTTAATCCAGGTTTTGGATATATAGTTAGTtaattcttcatcttttttgtttttttgttttctttttttttttttttttgttcttggtgAGACGTAGAAATGGCTGCACCGGATCCAAGTGTAGGAGGCACGTTCATATGGGTAATCTCTACCGTTTTATTTGTGTCTCTAGCAGCCGGAGGTGGCTGCCTTGTACTGTACATAATCCAACCTGACTCAGATTACGCATCTTGGCTTCCCTTTGTTGGGGTGGCATTGGTTTGCCTTCCTTGGTTGTTTTGGATGCTCACATGCCTCTACCGAGTCATTTCCCGAGCATGCGGAGTTCGAGTTGCTGCCAGCGGTGGTAGAGGAGGACGACAAGGCGgcaatggtggtggtggtgcatTCGATCAAGGAGGCTCTGCTCGTGCAAATGTggtgaataataataataataataataataataatgcagcTCGCGTGGAGGCGCCTCCACGCATAGTAGAGACTCTGCCGGTGAGGTCTCCTGAAAGTGAGGCAAGAAGACGCGCTCAATTTGAAGCTATTCTAGCATTAGacgaggaagatgaagaagaagtgAAGGATAAAAAGAAGACTAGATCATCCTCAAACCATTCAAGCACCGATTTGTCAATGGCTTCACATGAGAGTGAAATGCCATTGGCCTTATCCATGGCATCTTGATGATCACCACATTCATCATATCCATATATGAGTAAGCCATATATATTTATGCCTATCTTCTGCTCTGAATGGATTATGATTCTTCTGATCAATGGATAACATTTTTCACCCTACGTATACCTATACATGATACATTCTTCATCGTCATACATACATTCATTACATGTACATATATACTGCTCCGTACATACCATAAATCCTGCCTTATTCTTGAAACATCTACCCCATCTGCAATATTGTCTGCTTGTGCATACTGGACTTCATAAATTTATTGTCATAGATATGATCTTCATTCAAAGCTTTGTATCTTCATCATTGCAAAATTAATAGTCCTTGAAAAACAGTTTTATAGGGGAAAAAACAAttgaatcttttttctttttccttttttccattCCTTGATTCGTGTGTAAGTCATAATACACGAACGACATTTTTGCTCATTAGAGAAAAATTCCAGCTCAACATTTaacatctctattttttttttaaaaaaaaaaaaaaaaatgtaaaatcagccCATGTTATTTGCCTGATTTGTAATTAGCTCCCtataatatcaaaatgaactcaaatgtccctgaagtatacaaaaaaaaaaaaaaatttagtctccactgacttaatagattttgatagcgtgaaacgttagagccaataaaattgttacACATGTTCTATTTAAGTAACTGTCGCTCGTACTAACAAAAACTGTTAAATTAAGGTGCGAAATTTGACTATATGgagtaaattgtttttttttttttgcatatctCAGAGACttctaagttcattttgattCCATAGGGATCTAACTGTAACTCAAGTAAATCACATGGactcattttgcattttttttcttttcttttattttagatgTTGATATTTATTATGAAGAGGAGCAAACGGACTGGTTTTTTGTCATACTTTTGCATGCTTTACAACTTTTGCTTTTTACGGTAGATGTTCAGAAAACTCTTTTAGTAGGGCAATGGATAGAATTTAGTAGTCGTTCCGTAGACTCatgtgcttttgtttttgttctttgtttttttgttttgttttgttttgttttgttttgtttttttatttttttattttttttattttttttttatgttatttaaatttgatgtgacttttaaaattactattaaatttgtaataaattactattgaatttttattcaaacatATCACATATCAAAGCATGATATGTTCATTTGTgcctttatttttcaatttttagagTCAACTTAACCAGACTTGAAAAGGGTAAAGGTAAATTTATTCTAAATCTTAAGTGTTAAGCGCATAAGAAATTATTCGTTGTTGGGGTTTGCGTATCTTGATTATGTGATTTATCTTCTAGCTAAGCAAACTGCAAATTCTACGGATGCATGTTTGTTGAAGGGAGATCTCCCATTTTACATGTGTGATCTGTGCGCGTGAGTGCACTTGCTTTCAGATAATTCTAATGCAATACAAACACGAAGAGAGATTCCACCTGTTCTTCTCTTCTCAACAATTATTGATTTTTGCATCATGTTGTTgcttgcctatatatatatatatatatatatattgtgcaaAAACCATTTATGGTAAATAACTCAAAACAATTGTAGACAATAATATCAAAATTTACATGGCTCCCTCAATAAGAGGTATGTCCACAAATGAAAGCAATCACAAAGAAATTTACGAAAGAAAGATGGaatacaaaaaagaataaaaagaaacaactcaaaactcaaagcatgaggccttgtttggcaaaagaCTTGGTTGTGAGTTTTGGCTTGGAAtggattgatgtgatataaagtaaatagaagtatttgaattttttacgtcaaaaattgaaaaaaaatttgctttatattgggttttttatttgaatagtaataaaaagtgattgtcGTGAtctaaaaagtaagaatgtttgggagttggaaaaaacaataataaaaaaataaagtgaactTAATTAGGCCTTTTGCAAAAACACgtcttgaaaaaagaaaaagaaaaaggtgatactccaaccaaataccagtcatgtgcaacacattgttatataaagataatcaaagaatgaaacaatAATGGAGAAAATAAACCTAGGTGGAGATCACGTACCCTAGTGGAGTGGGGTTCAAGTGCACAGTGatgaatgccaaatattgcataattgggtcccttaatttgcatttgttaatcctttaccTTTATTATGATATGATGCTTTGTGTTAGTTTCgatgttttattgttttacaGGTTGCAAAGGGAAAACTGCggtcttaatgtgaaagatgcaCAGAAGTTGGGAAAAGAGCAATTCTAGAAGTGGGATCAAGCCCACAACACTACGCTTGAGCGCATCTGCTCTCGAGCCCTGCAAGGGCACGTTTGAGCACACCCTGCCTATGCCCAAGTAAGCAGTGCCCGTAACGACCCCAATGGGCAAgtcaattaattagtaattgatCCCATGTTTCGTCTCCCAACCATATCCCTCACGCGACAAGACTCAAGGATTTCAACCCCTCGTAAACGAGAGACCTCAGCGGAAGACTTTCTAAACTATAGGAATACAGAGCATTACATACACAGCCACACATTCATATACCAGAGtaaacaaaatacctcataatataaagataatcatcaaatgtacTGGTCATTAGACCATCATCAAATAAGGTTACAAcccataatataattgtcttaacaaaagatcaacagatcaaatcctaagtttaagcaaaGCTAAAGAGATAACAATCTCGATCATGTCTACTCAAGTGGTTCCTCCATCAATTCACATAGAATGTAACCAAATTGGATCCATGtcctgttaagtgccaaaatgttaatattttagcccttaaacttatttgtgttaattccttagtgttgttagtttgtgctattttacttcctttttgtattttatttgttttataggtgTTTGGAAGAAAAGAGAGCATTcctggaagtatcgggcttaaaggacaaaattgtgaaaaagctagaagatttgaaACAAGCAAAAGTATTCTagtagtgcgattgatcgcaagagacctgtgatcgagcgcacttccagagaggtCCAGACGTGAAGAGCGAGGCGTGCACTTGTATGCACAAGAGAAGACTCAATTACAATGCGATCGAGGGTAGAAGACATACGATCGATGCAGaggtgcgatcaagcgcacaagggctacgatcgagtgcacccgtgtGTTGGAGAATTCCAGAAGTTGCGGCCAGACTtcctttgctttccatattagggtttttctagtcctagttgcactaggagtaaatgttgtgcaaatttatttgaCTCGCAAGttcacgaatcgtttgcaatataatgttttgcaagtgtgaggttgatcccatagagaattgtgtttttgaagaacaatttataactaaactaattttattctaacctagttccaaaaaaagtttgaattttgagttttgaaaattaaaggataaacataaattaaataaaataaaacaaaagataaagactaaggtttgggaatccacactcactgaatcataacaacatactccatgttcatcaatatttatccgaagttctcacaattaaaatcttagatatgttttactatgctttaacagttaatcaaaatcatcccatatatccattcattgcacaaatcacaaaaggaatccaatatcaattaaatcatcaaatgtatttgtaaatcacaaaagatatcaaattttaattgaaacacctaatgtatctgtagaacaaatcacaagggatatccaatttttaagcaaataaaatcaagcaatcaattgtattgaattatctcaaatcatcaagtgtatccttgaatcacaaaagatatccaagaatcattcaatccaattgaaaatgagtaaaacaattgaaatataaaactcaataaaattggataaatcaagacttacataaaagtgatgttgttcttcatcagtgaggcttcatccccaacccccaaccttagttgggaatttagctctacataaaaataaaatctaaacctaaacctaaagaaaaactaaactaaagctgtagaattttgctctctggacttATGTATCTTTCTTGAATAcaaagaggtttatttataagattaagagagtcctagaagccctagtaagcCAAGATAATTTGTAGGTCTGTCTCCAGaccaaatagaagtctgaaattggaataggattcatccagatttgtgttcttttattgcagggtgattttggcatagtaaccatccgaattagaaaaatcttatttcacaatgaactatAGTATGTTGAGTTATATTTCCAATggcgcttgaatcacctcaattcGATACTCTAGTGGAAGGTTATGTAAAATACTGAGATATTTgcataatttaaatttgaataaaatctgaaattttatccaatctgaaatttaatccaatttaacattttcttggatttggttaaccacatcatctaggtcttctcaaagtgtgctttcttccaaactttgtatttttccctttaaagctgtagtttttctttaacgacctataaaacactaaaaacacaaagctaaaacaaaacattagataatgACACAGctaatgattaactaatgtaaataaaggggtccaaatatgcaatatttaatACCTATcactaaaccctacgattttactagggtttttaggttttctagagtattcctaagcc
Protein-coding sequences here:
- the LOC132165060 gene encoding uncharacterized protein LOC132165060 — encoded protein: MAAPDPSVGGTFIWVISTVLFVSLAAGGGCLVLYIIQPDSDYASWLPFVGVALVCLPWLFWMLTCLYRVISRACGVRVAASGGRGGRQGGNGGGGAFDQGGSARANVVNNNNNNNNNNAARVEAPPRIVETLPVRSPESEARRRAQFEAILALDEEDEEEVKDKKKTRSSSNHSSTDLSMASHESEMPLALSMAS